Proteins encoded together in one Lathyrus oleraceus cultivar Zhongwan6 chromosome 5, CAAS_Psat_ZW6_1.0, whole genome shotgun sequence window:
- the LOC127079096 gene encoding filament-like plant protein 3: MERRGWIWHSKSSGETESSESMSSHSERLSDDQVYATRTAPSSEVTSKAASNEDVVTDVLTLTEKLSAALLDVSSKEDLIKQNAKVAEEAVSGWEKAENEVLTLKQELDAAKQKNVVLEDRVSHLNGELKDCMRQLRQAREEQDQKIHEAIANNSCYQESKRPDLEWKVAELEAQLQTAKENAATSVHSGLLQRLEDVERENSCLKIELQSRLEELEFKTIERDLSTESAEAASKQHLESLKKVAKLDTEWQRLNAVAQNHIGLSTQNDLMDDFLEMERLAALPDTESVSSFSVVGNGTDKMNAEVEALVQKNSTLEKKLVKMEADKVELEMDLYECQKQLEVSQSRVKETELAVIELQTQLDLANKSNEEAYDELKAAREKNEKAESKLRAAQTEAEELISKISSLEEEIEKEQALSAENLAKCEKLEDELLRMKQEAQLQQDTEILHKEGADSKLMFNQEKELELAANRFSECRKTIESLGQQLKSLAKLEDFLLDSEDTTELTSEVTPPDPKNNSDNSDLSSPKIDSELSDSPNPSISFGKSHFSFGMFYPTRA; this comes from the exons ATGGAAAGAAGGGGTTGGATATGGCACAGTAAAAGTTCTGGTGAAACTGAGAGTTCTGAATCAATGTCATCTCATTCTGAAAGATTATCAGATGACCAG GTATATGCTACTCGAACTGCTCCGTCTTCGGAAGTCACGTCCAAGGCTGCGTCAAACGAAGATGTTGTTACTGATGTGCTTACTCTAACAGAAAAATTGTCCGCTGCTCTATTAGATGTTAGCTCCAAAGAAGATTTGATAAAGCAAAATGCCAAAGTTGCTGAAGAAGCTGTCTCAG GCTGGGAGAAAGCTGAAAATGAAGTATTGACTTTAAAACAAGAACTTGACGCTGCAAAACAAAAGAATGTTGTTCTTGAAGATCGAGTTAGTCATCTTAATGGAGAACTAAAGGATTGTATGAGGCAGCTCCGACAAGCTCGAGAAGAGCAAGATCAAAAGATCCATGAAGCTATTGCAAATAACTCTTGTTATCAGGAATCAAAAAGACCTGATCTTGAGTGGAAAGTTGCTGAGCTTGAGGCTCAACTTCAAACAGCTAAAGAAAATGCTGCTACATCAGTTCATTCTGGTCTTCTACAGAGGCTTGAGGATGTGGAGAGGGAGAATTCGTGTCTTAAAATTGAACTGCAATCTCGGCTCGAGGAACTTGAATTCAAAACCATTGAAAGGGATTTGAGTACCGAATCTGCCGAAGCAGCAAGCAAGCAACATTTGGAGAGTTTAAAAAAGGTGGCTAAGCTTGACACCGAATGGCAGAGACTGAATGCCGTGGCACAAAATCATATAGGCCTTTCAACTCAGAATGATCTGATGGACGATTTCCTTGAAATGGAAAGGCTTGCGGCATTGCCGGACACAGAAAGTGTAAGCAGTTTCTCTGTGGTAGGTAATGGAACAGACAAAATGAATGCTGAAGTGGAAGCATTGGTTCAAAAGAATTCTACATTGGAAAAGAAACTGGTGAAAATGGAGGCAGATAAAGTTGAGCTAGAGATGGATTTATACGAATGCCAAAAACAGCTGGAGGTATCACAAAGTCGGGTAAAGGAAACAGAATTGGCGGTAATAGAGCTTCAAACTCAGTTAGATCTTGCAAATAAATCAAATGAAGAAGCATATGATGAACTAAAAGCAGCCcgagaaaaaaatgaaaaagcTGAATCAAAACTTAGAGCAGCCCAAACGGAGGCAGAAGAATTGATCTCAAAAATCTCTTCACTGGAGGAAGAGATTGAGAAAGAGCAGGCTTTGTCTGCTGAGAATTTGGCCAAGTGTGAAAAGTTGGAAGATGAGCTTTTGAGAATGAAGCAAGAAGCTCAACTTCAGCAAGACACTGAAATATTGCATAAGGAAGGTGCCGATAGCAAGTTAATGTTCAATCAG GAGAAGGAATTAGAATTGGCTGCTAATAGATTTTCCGAGTGCCGGAAAACCATCGAATCTCTAGGACAGCAGTTGAAGTCCCTTGCAAAATTGGAAGACTTCCTACTTGATTCAGAGGACACTACGGAGTTAACTAGTGAAGTAACACCACCAGATCCCAAAAATAACAGTGACAATAGTGATTTGAGTTCGCCAAAAATAGATTCTGAATTGTCAGATTCACCAAATCCATCTATTAGCTTTGGAAAAAGCCACTTTAGTTTTGGTATGTTCTATCCTACAAGAGCTTGA
- the LOC127079095 gene encoding fatty acid amide hydrolase — protein sequence MVLFKRKSVVYPPANDVDLSPYSTEFYLQANVKAPRMTGILVKVFTYLLEFPLLGTMILYILKGNNLIHELITNAEFEESPLYVPLHQFEDIEEKEVKCIDSSLSPPEKVQHAIDCLPISLERKPSFFRWTIMDYSKAYRSGDITPLLVAERFVAAIDESVKPPLQMGFFIDYNVDDILRQATESTIRYQRGEPISVLDGVPVAIKDEIDCLPYPTTGGTKWLHKERPCKDDACCVKRLRQCGAILVGKSNMHELGSGASGINPHYGPTRNPYDCKKIAGGSSGGSASLVSAGLCPVALGVDGGGSVRMPAALCGVVGLKPTFTRIPHDGVLPINWTVGMVGILASTVEDALIVYAALGGEIPSHPPSSVLTKINLPRLSLTKSISSIRLAKYGKWFDDCSNDVKVCCSLALLKLQDHYNWKIIDVTIPDIEMMRLAHYITIGSECSTALDSYKAKNFAELGWDVRVAQSIYGAFSGIEYVKAQRIRNRQLQFHKKIFSEADVIVSPTTGVTAYPIQDDALKTGELDYVNGAALVRYSIAGNFLGLPAVTVPVGYDKLGLPIGLQFIGKPWSEATLIHLAFAMQAICMSDYRKPEYYYDMLRR from the exons ATGGTTTTGTTCAAACGTAAGTCTGTTGTTTACCCGCCTGCAAATGATGTTGACTTGAGCCCTTACAGCACTGAATTCTACCTCCAAGCAAATGTCAAAG CTCCTCGTATGACAGGAATTTTAGTCAAGGTTTTTACTTATTTATTGGAATTTCCATTACTTGGAACCATGATATTGTACATTTTGAAAGGCAACAATCTTATTCACGAG CTTATTACCAACGCAGAATTTGAAGAGTCACCTCTATATGTTCCATTACATCAATTTGAAG ACATTGAAGAAAAAGAAGTGAAATGCATAGATTCTTCTTTATCTCCGCCTGAAAAAGTTCAACATGCAATAGATTGTTTGCCTATATCTCTAGAAAGAAAACCTTCATTCTTTCGCTGGACGATAATGGATTATTCCAAAGCTTACAGATCGGGCGATATAACACCGCTATTG GTTGCTGAAAGATTTGTTGCTGCTATCGATGAATCCGTAAAACCACCGCTTCAAATGGGATTTTTTATTGACTACAATGTTGATGATATACTAAGACAAGCAACTGAATCAACCATTCGGTATCAAAGAG GGGAACCAATCTCGGTGCTAGACGGAGTACCTGTTGCAATAAAGGACGAGATAGATTGTTTACCGTATCCAACAACAG GAGGTACAAAGTGGCTGCATAAGGAAAGGCCTTGTAAAGACGATGCTTGCTGCGTTAAGCGTTTAAGGCAATGCGGTGCCATACTTGTTGGGAAATCCAATATGCATGAACTTGGGTCTGGAGCTAGTGGGATAAACCCACACTACGG GCCTACTAGAAATCCATATGATTGCAAGAAGATTGCAGGAGGTTCTTCTGGTGGATCTGCTTCGTTGGTGTCAGCGGGACTGTGCCCTGTTGCACTCGGTGTTGATGGAGGAG GATCTGTAAGGATGCCTGCTGCTCTTTGTGGTGTGGTTGGTCTGAAACCAACTTTCACGCGTATACCACATGACGG AGTTCTTCCTATAAACTGGACAGTTGGAATGGTGGGAATATTAGCAAGCACGGTCGAGGATGCGCTGATAGT TTATGCAGCTCTCGGTGGCGAAATTCCATCGCATCCACCCTCCAGTGTATTG ACCAAGATTAATCTTCCAAGACTAAGCTTGACGAAGTCCATATCTTCCATCAGGTTGGCGAAATACGGAAAG TGGTTTGATGATTGCAGTAATGATGTCAAAGTATGCTGCTCCCTAGCTTTGCTAAAGCTTCAAGATCATTACAATTGGAAG ATTATAGATGTCACCATACCAGATATAGAAATGATGCGCCTGGCTCATTATATAACAATTGGATCGGAGTGTTCTACAGCGCTTGATTCTTATAAAGCAAA GAATTTTGCAGAATTAGGATGGGATGTAAGGGTAGCACAAAGCATCTATGGTGCTTTCAGCGGCATAGAGTATGTTAAAGCTCAAAGAATTAG GAATCGCCAACTGCAGTTTCACAAGAAAATATTTTCCGAAGCAGATGTCATTGTCTCACCGACAACAGG CGTGACAGCATATCCGATTCAAGATGATGCCTTGAAGACCGGCGAACTTGACTATGTCAATGGAG CTGCACTTGTTCGTTACTCCATAGCAGGAAACTTCCTAGGACTTCCTGCTGTCACTGTTCCG GTTGGATATGATAAATTGGGTTTGCCAATTGGCCTTCAGTTTATCGGAAAGCCTTGGTCCGAAGCAACACTAATCCACTTGGCATTTGCAATGCAG GCCATCTGCATGTCGGATTACAGAAAGCCGGAGTATTACTATGATATGCTAAGAAGATAA